The following coding sequences are from one Tolumonas lignilytica window:
- the gloA gene encoding lactoylglutathione lyase, which yields MRILHTMLRVGNLERSIKFYTEVLGMKLLRQSDNPEYKYSLAFVGYGEETDEAVIELTYNWGVDSYELGTAYGHVALETEDIYATCEAIRAIGAKVTREPGPVKGGTTVIAFVEDPDGYKIELINKKDAGKGLGN from the coding sequence ATGCGCATTCTGCACACCATGTTGCGAGTTGGTAATTTGGAACGTTCAATTAAATTTTATACCGAAGTATTGGGTATGAAGTTATTACGCCAAAGTGACAATCCCGAATATAAATATTCATTGGCTTTCGTGGGTTATGGTGAGGAAACCGATGAAGCCGTGATAGAGCTGACCTATAACTGGGGCGTCGATAGTTATGAATTGGGTACCGCTTATGGTCATGTTGCATTAGAAACAGAAGATATCTACGCCACATGTGAGGCCATTCGTGCCATCGGAGCCAAAGTCACTCGGGAGCCCGGCCCAGTTAAAGGCGGAACCACCGTGATTGCTTTTGTTGAAGATCCTGATGGTTATAAAATTGAACTCATCAATAAAAAAGATGCCGGTAAAGGTTTAGGCAACTAG